The genomic interval CGTTGGCGTATTCCACATACCAGAATCGCCGCGCACCTTGTTGGAAGGCGGCGATGTAGGAGAGCGGCTCTATCCGGCGGCCTTTGTGGAGCAGATGGCAATGTTGCGGATCGAATACCACGGGATCCTTCAGCCACAACACTTTGCTCGGGACATAGGAGTAGGTCTTCGGGAAATGGCAGAAATTGACTTGGCAGCGGTTGGGCCTTGAGGTGTACCAACAGCGTTCGACGGAGTCGGTTTTATCCTCTCCGTCGATGATAATCCGGTTTTCCCGAGGGTCGTACATCCTGATATAGCGGAGATCTCACTATTTTAGTTTCTTGCCGCAGGAGAAGGCCTTGTCAACCGTAGCCCCTAATTCGATATATTCGAGATGGATGGGGTCGAAGCTGATCGGGCGCAACTTACGCAGGTCGATTTCGCCGTCGGTCAGAATGCTTTCGTCGGCTGAGATATTGACGATACGTCCTGTCAGATGGCAGCTTGCGGGATCATAGGAGAGTAGTTCGCACTCGAGCGTCATGGGCAGTTCGTCGATCATCGGGGCATTGACGTGCGCCGAAGGAGTGGCATGAAATCCCGCCCGGGCGAATTTGTCGGGGACTTTATTCCCGGAGACGATACCCGCATAGTCGCAGGCAGCCACTTGATCGACCGTGGCCATGCTGAAGGTGAAGGCACGTGTTGCAAGGATATTTTTCGTGGTTTTATGCCCGGCGGAGAGACAGATCCCGATTGTCTCATCGGTAAACATGCCACCCCAGGCGGCATTCATAACATTGGGCACGCCTTGTTCGTCGTAGGCTGCCACAATCAGTACGGGCATCGGGTAGAGCCAACTCTTCGATCCAAAGTCTTTCTTCATATTGCTTTGTGAGATTAGTCCGTAAATTTTACGAAAATTACAAGAATTTAATGACTCGACAAAATCCGAATCTTGATTTGAAACGGATATCACGATGCTATTTCCCTGAAAACAGTGGATATTGTTGGTAGATATGTATTAAAAAGAAAATGGCCGAAGTATTTTGTCAAGGTGTTGTCTCATTTGTTTT from uncultured Alistipes sp. carries:
- a CDS encoding flavin reductase family protein, whose product is MKKDFGSKSWLYPMPVLIVAAYDEQGVPNVMNAAWGGMFTDETIGICLSAGHKTTKNILATRAFTFSMATVDQVAACDYAGIVSGNKVPDKFARAGFHATPSAHVNAPMIDELPMTLECELLSYDPASCHLTGRIVNISADESILTDGEIDLRKLRPISFDPIHLEYIELGATVDKAFSCGKKLK